One segment of Mycolicibacterium baixiangningiae DNA contains the following:
- the istB gene encoding IS21-like element helper ATPase IstB, which translates to MAADPIKDVLHYAQALKAPRIRDSAARLAEQARDASWTHEEYLAAVLSREVAAREASGAATRIRSAGFPTRKSLEDFNFDHQPALNRDMIAHLGTGAFLAKARNVVLLGPPGTGKTHLAIGLAIKAAQTGHRIAFATAVDWVARLKAAHNAGRLPAELAKLRRIGLLVVDEVGYIPFEQDAANLFFQLVSSRYEHASLILTSNLPFARWGDVFGDQVVAAAMIDRIVHHADVLTLKGSSYRLKDTGIDTLPSARADNTAQ; encoded by the coding sequence ATGGCTGCGGATCCGATCAAGGACGTCCTGCACTACGCCCAAGCCCTCAAAGCGCCACGCATCCGCGATTCCGCCGCCCGCCTCGCCGAGCAAGCCCGCGACGCCAGCTGGACCCACGAAGAATATCTGGCGGCGGTGCTCTCACGTGAGGTCGCCGCCCGCGAAGCCTCCGGCGCGGCAACCCGCATCCGCTCGGCTGGATTCCCGACACGGAAGTCCTTGGAGGACTTTAACTTCGATCATCAACCCGCACTCAACCGGGACATGATCGCCCACCTGGGCACCGGGGCGTTCTTGGCCAAGGCCCGCAACGTAGTGCTGCTCGGTCCGCCCGGCACCGGCAAGACCCATCTCGCCATCGGGCTGGCCATCAAAGCGGCCCAGACCGGGCATCGCATCGCGTTCGCCACCGCCGTGGACTGGGTCGCCCGGCTCAAGGCGGCCCATAACGCCGGCCGACTCCCCGCCGAGCTGGCGAAACTGCGCCGCATCGGCCTGCTCGTCGTCGACGAGGTCGGCTACATCCCCTTCGAACAGGACGCTGCGAACCTATTCTTCCAACTGGTCTCCAGCCGCTACGAACACGCCTCGCTGATCTTGACCTCGAACCTGCCCTTCGCCCGCTGGGGCGACGTTTTCGGCGACCAAGTGGTGGCCGCGGCGATGATCGATCGCATCGTGCACCACGCCGACGTCCTGACCCTCAAAGGCTCCAGTTACCGACTCAAGGACACCGGAATCGACACCTTGCCCTCCGCTAGAGCGGACAA